In the Prochlorococcus sp. MIT 1307 genome, one interval contains:
- the purH gene encoding bifunctional phosphoribosylaminoimidazolecarboxamide formyltransferase/IMP cyclohydrolase gives MAPIALLSVSDKEGLVPLAKTLTEDYGYQIISSGGTAKSLEEANVVVTRVADYTGSPEILDGRVKTLHPRVHGGILAKRTESTHLRDLEQQNISKIDLVVVNLYPFQQTVTDPNVHWETAIENIDIGGPAMVRAAAKNHSDVVILTNPNQYRYFLDALKADQVTEQMRQKFALEAFEHTAAYDVAISNWIAEKLKLDKSQWLEVLPLQQKLRYGENPHQCASWYSSKNKGWGGATQLQGKELSTNNLLDLEAALSTVREFGYSNDETNPDKQKAAVVVKHTNPCGVAISTSSCDAISRALEADRVSAFGGIVALNYSVNSEAATLLTNLFLECVVAPSFDKGAREILSKKPNLRLLQLTPESLTQVSKNHARSILGGILVQDQDNQIIRPESWRVVTKRCPTEKEKKDLAFAWSLVRHVRSNAIVIASSGQSLGIGAGQMNRVGSAKLALDASGEKAKGAVLASDGFFPFDDTVKMSGEYGIKAIIQPGGSIRDKDSIAACDELGITMLFTGMRHFLH, from the coding sequence ATGGCACCAATAGCCTTGTTAAGTGTTTCAGATAAAGAAGGCTTAGTGCCTTTAGCTAAAACCCTCACTGAAGACTATGGTTATCAAATCATTTCTAGTGGAGGCACCGCAAAAAGCCTTGAAGAAGCAAATGTTGTAGTTACAAGAGTAGCTGACTACACAGGGTCTCCAGAAATACTTGATGGCCGAGTCAAGACTCTCCATCCCCGAGTGCATGGTGGCATACTTGCCAAAAGAACTGAATCAACACATCTAAGAGATTTAGAGCAGCAAAATATCTCCAAAATTGATTTAGTTGTTGTCAATCTCTATCCCTTTCAGCAAACGGTGACAGATCCAAATGTGCACTGGGAAACTGCGATTGAAAATATAGATATTGGTGGTCCTGCAATGGTTCGAGCAGCAGCAAAAAATCATTCTGATGTTGTAATTCTCACTAATCCAAATCAATACCGCTATTTCCTCGATGCATTAAAAGCCGATCAAGTCACAGAACAAATGCGTCAAAAATTCGCTCTGGAAGCATTTGAACACACTGCAGCATATGACGTTGCTATTAGTAACTGGATAGCAGAAAAGCTAAAGCTAGACAAATCACAATGGCTAGAGGTTTTGCCTCTACAGCAAAAGCTCCGCTATGGCGAAAATCCCCATCAATGTGCATCTTGGTATAGCTCAAAGAACAAAGGCTGGGGTGGCGCTACTCAACTTCAAGGCAAAGAATTGAGCACAAATAATCTGCTTGATTTAGAAGCAGCACTATCGACAGTTCGCGAATTTGGCTATAGCAATGATGAGACAAATCCTGATAAACAAAAAGCTGCGGTAGTTGTTAAGCACACAAATCCATGCGGTGTAGCAATAAGCACTTCGTCCTGTGATGCCATCAGTCGCGCACTAGAAGCAGATCGAGTTAGCGCATTTGGTGGAATAGTTGCACTTAATTATTCAGTAAATTCAGAAGCAGCAACTTTACTAACTAATCTTTTTCTAGAATGTGTTGTTGCACCTTCTTTTGATAAAGGAGCAAGAGAAATTCTATCCAAAAAGCCAAACTTGCGACTTTTGCAATTAACTCCAGAGTCCCTAACCCAAGTTAGCAAAAATCATGCGAGAAGTATATTAGGAGGTATCTTAGTGCAGGATCAAGATAATCAAATAATAAGGCCCGAAAGCTGGAGGGTAGTCACAAAGCGGTGCCCCACCGAAAAAGAAAAGAAGGATCTTGCTTTTGCCTGGAGTTTAGTAAGACATGTACGATCAAATGCAATAGTAATTGCTTCTTCTGGCCAAAGTTTGGGAATAGGTGCTGGCCAAATGAATAGAGTAGGTTCAGCTAAATTAGCCCTAGATGCTTCTGGAGAGAAAGCAAAAGGCGCAGTTTTAGCAAGTGATGGCTTCTTTCCCTTTGATGACACCGTAAAAATGTCAGGTGAATATGGAATCAAAGCAATCATCCAACCAGGAGGAAGCATTAGAGATAAAGATTCAATCGCAGCCTGTGACGAGTTAGGAATTACCATGCTTTTCACAGGCATGCGTCATTTTCTCCATTAA
- a CDS encoding DoxX family protein has product MEESESQLSSTPNLNASKAPPKVEVVVQSPNSQGEVNITAELALFILRIGFCLLMIHHGLEKLQDPEGFAEFVVGKYFGFLPGNPVIWTYAAALTQLICPVGLAIGFFARISALGLFSTMIFAVYFHLVDTGLEGFPFAVVENHNYNFELSAIYAAIAFYFACAGPGRLSAFRKTNTITYYPKSES; this is encoded by the coding sequence ATGGAAGAAAGCGAATCCCAATTGAGTTCAACCCCTAATTTAAATGCCTCAAAGGCACCTCCCAAGGTTGAGGTTGTCGTCCAGAGTCCAAATTCACAGGGTGAAGTCAACATCACTGCTGAATTGGCTTTATTTATTCTTCGCATCGGCTTTTGTTTGTTGATGATTCACCATGGATTGGAGAAGCTTCAGGACCCAGAAGGCTTTGCTGAGTTTGTTGTAGGAAAATATTTTGGCTTCCTCCCTGGAAACCCTGTTATTTGGACTTATGCAGCAGCTTTGACCCAGCTGATTTGTCCAGTGGGACTTGCTATTGGATTCTTTGCTCGAATTTCAGCACTGGGTCTTTTTTCTACAATGATATTTGCAGTTTATTTTCATCTAGTTGATACGGGCTTGGAAGGATTCCCATTTGCTGTAGTAGAAAATCATAACTATAATTTTGAGTTGTCTGCTATTTATGCAGCAATAGCATTTTATTTTGCATGCGCAGGCCCTGGAAGATTGTCTGCATTCAGAAAGACAAATACCATTACTTACTATCCAAAAAGTGAAAGTTGA